The DNA sequence GTTAAACTTTTTTCATCAGAGGTCATACTCATGGAAAGTCTATGGTGGGATGCTTCAATCTGGTTTTTCCTTGCACTTGTTGCTAGTCTTATTTCTCTTAGATTAGGAATATCTGCAGCACTAATTGAACTAATAGTGGGTGTAGTTGCAGGAAATACAATCCATCCTAACATTACACAATGGGTAACTTTCCTTGCTAGCGTAGGTGCAGTTGTCTTAACTTTTCTTGCAGGTGCAGAGCTGGAAACAGAGGTAATAAAAAAATACTGGAAAGAGTCTTTAGTTTTGGGTTTGGTGGGTTTCCTATCTCCCTTCATTGGTGCATGGCTAATAGCTCAATACATACTTGGATGGAGTATGCCACAAGCCCAACTTGCCGGAATAGCACTTTCAACTACATCGGTAGCGGTTGTATATGCGGTTATGGTAGAAACTGGATTAAACGAGACAAGTTTGGGGAAGCTGATATTAGCTGCATGTTTTGTAAATGACCTTGGAACAGTCATAGCTTTAGGTTTAATATTTACCAAGCTGGGAACAATCTTTTGGGTATTTGTAGTAATAACTATTGGATCACTCTTTATGCTACCTTATTTTACACGTGTATATTTTAATTACGTAAAAAATCATCCCAGTGAGCCTGAAGTTAAATATATACTGTTTATTCTTTTTGCCTTGGGTTGGTTGGCAAGTAAGGCAGGCAGTGAAGCTGTTTTACCCGCTTACTTGGTGGGAGCTGTTCTTGCCAACCTGTTTCTCGCAAACAGAGAGCTCGTGAAAAGAT is a window from the Sulfurihydrogenibium sp. genome containing:
- a CDS encoding cation:proton antiporter; the protein is MESLWWDASIWFFLALVASLISLRLGISAALIELIVGVVAGNTIHPNITQWVTFLASVGAVVLTFLAGAELETEVIKKYWKESLVLGLVGFLSPFIGAWLIAQYILGWSMPQAQLAGIALSTTSVAVVYAVMVETGLNETSLGKLILAACFVNDLGTVIALGLIFTKLGTIFWVFVVITIGSLFMLPYFTRVYFNYVKNHPSEPEVKYILFILFALGWLASKAGSEAVLPAYLVGAVLANLFLANRELVKRLRASTIAFLTPFYFLKAGSLVDAKVVYTSLGLIVIFFFVKSITKFLGLYPVGLVFRFPFRTNIYNTLLMSTGLTFGTISALYGLNNGIIDKTQYSVLVVVVILSAIIPTLIAQKFFYPKKEDLNLKKN